From one Pempheris klunzingeri isolate RE-2024b chromosome 9, fPemKlu1.hap1, whole genome shotgun sequence genomic stretch:
- the LOC139207591 gene encoding N-acetyllactosaminide beta-1,3-N-acetylglucosaminyltransferase 2, with the protein MARCHCRWRNVFICVCTPCIFLALLLAYVTVVLCISMKGTATPGAQGQVSTLSVTHFVAAGLLRNRTFPPVPKTFWALQLYGDAFWNQVQLTIDRHFNPILHPNIKKKKNEEKNFQESLMRQSFAEVIDLDSTRRKLDQLPQQMQLFMSHMQQRDYPALIQPDGVCGAGAKDEEEHPLLLMAIKTTELNFKNRQAIRQTWGQTGWVAGQKRNSSGGKEGGGYVRRVFLLGKENPEELGVDVSELLHIESQHYGDILQWDFEDTFFNLTLKDVLFWRWFSRFCGQSRFVFKGDDDVFVNTPNMITYLQDQLKKPQARNTLKDFMVGDVIGAAVPNRFNNSKYFVPDTFYKGLYPTYAGGGGVVYSGLLTKRLHNMSKRVHLFPIDDVYVGMCMIRLNALPVHHPAFLTFDFPGKEEEKPCSYHTILLVHKRSPKQIIRLWAHIKETQTQCWDVPLRNKHQTKQ; encoded by the coding sequence aTGGCGCGGTGCCACTGTCGCTGGCGTAAcgtgttcatctgtgtgtgcactCCATGCATCTTCCTGGCCCTCCTGTTGGCCTATGTTACTGTCGTGCTGTGTATATCCATGAAAGGCACAGCAACACCAGGGGCCCAAGGCCAGGTATCCACCCTGAGTGTTACTCACTTTGTGGCCGCAGGACTTTTGCGTAACAGGACCTTTCCCCCGGTGCCTAAAACTTTCTGGGCGTTACAACTGTACGGGGATGCCTTTTGGAACCAGGTCCAGCTGACCATCGACCGCCATTTCAACCCCATCCTGCACCCCAacatcaagaagaaaaaaaatgaagagaaaaactTTCAGGAGTCACTAATGAGGCAAAGTTTCGCTGAAGTTATCGATTTGGACAGCACAAGGAGAAAGCTTGACCAGTTGCCACAGCAGATGCAACTGTTTATGAGCCACATGCAACAGAGGGACTACCCAGCCCTCATCCAGCCAGATGGAGTGTGTGGAGCTGGAGCAAAGGATGAGGAGGAACACCCTCTGCTTCTGATGGCCATCAAGACAACAGAGCTGAATTTTAAGAACCGACAGGCCATTCGACAGACCTGGGGTCAGACGGGATGGGTAGCAGGACAGAAGAGGAACAGCAGTGGGGGAAAAGAAGGTGGAGGATATGTCCGCAGGGTGTTCCTGCTGGGCAAAGAAAACCCTGAGGAGCTGGGTGTGGATGTATCGGAGTTACTGCACATAGAGAGTCAACATTATGGAGATATTTTGCAGTGGGACTTCGAGGACACATTTTTCAACCTCACCTTGAAAGATGTGCTCTTCTGGAGGTGGTTCTCACGCTTCTGCGGCCAAAGTCGCTTCGTCTTTAAGGGGGACGACGATGTTTTCGTCAACACCCCAAATATGATCACCTACCTCCAGGACCAGCTAAAGAAGCCACAAGCGCGCAACACCCTAAAAGACTTCATGGTTGGAGACGTCATAGGTGCAGCCGTACCCAACCGATTCAACAACTCCAAGTACTTTGTCCCAGACACTTTCTACAAGGGCCTCTACCCCACGTAtgcaggtggtggtggggtggtgTACTCTGGCCTGTTGACCAAACGTCTACACAACATGTCAAAAAGGGTTCATCTGTTCCCCATAGACGACGTTTACGTAGGGATGTGCATGATTCGGCTTAACGCACTCCCTGTCCATCACCCCGCCTTCCTCACGTTTGACTTTCctggaaaggaggaggagaagccgTGTTCGTACCACACCATCCTATTGGTCCACAAGCGAAGCCCCAAACAGATAATCAGACTGTGGGCCcacataaaagaaacacaaacacagtgttgGGACGTGCCCCTGAgaaacaaacaccaaacaaaacagTGA
- the eif1ad gene encoding probable RNA-binding protein EIF1AD, with translation MSQATKRKHVVKEVLGDFVTPTENQQIVKVISSRGNNLHEAVTAQGETFLVSMPTKFRKNIWIKRGDYVIVDPIEEGEKVKAEISFILYKDHIQYLQKQQCWPEGFMEETTEQDKTNKQQDEDKDEEEEVSDSEDDESDLFVNTNRCNYQYSESEEEDDSEEEDDDKQERTENGS, from the exons ATGTCACAGGCCACCAAGCGCAAACACGTGGTGAAGGAGGTTCTTGGAGACTTTGTCACCCCCACAGAGAACCAGCAGATTGTGAAG GTTATCAGTAGCCGTGGCAACAACCTCCATGAAGCTGTCACGGCACAGGGGGAGACTTTCCTCGTGAGCATGCCCACGAAGTTCCGCAAGAACATCTGGATCAAGAGAG GTGACTATGTGATCGTGGATCCTAttgaggaaggagagaaggtgAAGGCAGAAATCAGCTTCATTCTCTACAAAGATCACATTCAGTACctgcaaaaacaacagtgcTG GCCAGAGGGGTTTATGGAGGAGACGACGGAGCAGGACAAGACTAACAAACAGCAGGACGAGGAcaaagatgaggaagaggaagttaGCGACTCCGAAGACGATGAGAGCGATCTCTTCGTAAACACCAACCGCTGTAACTACCAGTACAGcgagagcgaggaggaggacgacagTGAGGAAGAAGACGATGACAAACAGGAAAGGACAGAAAATGGTTCCTAG